Part of the Paenibacillus kyungheensis genome, ACCTAAACCTGGGGGTAGACTACTTACAATAAGAACTACCGCCATAAGCATCGATAGTATTTTCTTCAAAATGATGTTCCTCCTTTGATTTCGGTCGCTGCTCCAACTCACTAATGGCGGGCATAACCTGTCTACCCTTTTTATCGGCATCCTACAGATATATTTTAATAAGTTCAGAGAAATCCACATAAAAAAACCTCTCTTTCTATAGAAAGAGAGGTTACGATATCGCTGAGATCCTTTGCTATCAAAGAATCTACAACTGATTCACAATTTATATTATTTTTCTTACTTGATGTTCATTTAAGGCTTACTTCCACGTGTTGGATCAGGTTTGATACGTAAGCGAGCAATCAATCCAAGAAGAGGGCGTTTTGTTTTGCCAACCAATCCAATAAGTTCTGCTCCAATTTGAAGAACAAACATCATTACACAAATGACTAAGAATGTAACCCAGTTCGCTTCATTAATCGCAGCCGATGATTGAATAATTGCCAATACACCGAAGAAAGCAGCAATTCCATAAATCAACAATACCGTCTGACGATGGCTTAACCCAAGTTCGCGTAGACAATGGTGCAAGTGACCTTTGTCTGGTGCAAAAATCGGCTTCTTATGTACCCAACGACGGATAATCGCGAAGAAGGTATCAGACAATGGTACACCGATAATGATCAAAGGAGTAATAAATGAAACAACCGCGATTTGTTTAAATCCAAGTAAGGATAACATCGCAAGACTGAAACCCAGGAACAATGATCCTGTATCACCCATAAAGATTTTGGCTGGATGAAAGTTAAAGTAAAGGAATCCAACAATCGCTCCTAAAAGAAGTAAACATAAAAGTGCTACAGGGTAGTTACCCATAATCAATGACATTGTAAAAATACTACCGATCGCAATAGCAGATACACCTGCTGCTAACCCATCCAAACCATCAATCAAGTTAATTGCGTTCGTTACACCGACGATCCAGAAGATGGTTAAAGGAATAGCGATCCAGTTCTCAAGTGAAGAATATGAATCTTGAAAAGGAATATTTACAAAATCGACTTTAATTCCATATCCGAATACTACTGTACATGCAGCAATAATCTGACCTAACAATTTAACACGAGCTGATAATTCAAAACGGTCATCTAGTACACCGATCAATACGATGATTGAACCAGCTGTAAAAAATGCTTTCATAAAATTAGCATCGCGTGCAGGTAGATCAAATGGCAAAAACGGAAGGACAG contains:
- a CDS encoding MraY family glycosyltransferase, whose product is MLIIFILGFVLALALALVLTPLVKKFAIRIGAVDVPNARKVHTRIMPRLGGLGIYLAFTIAFVAVLPFLPFDLPARDANFMKAFFTAGSIIVLIGVLDDRFELSARVKLLGQIIAACTVVFGYGIKVDFVNIPFQDSYSSLENWIAIPLTIFWIVGVTNAINLIDGLDGLAAGVSAIAIGSIFTMSLIMGNYPVALLCLLLLGAIVGFLYFNFHPAKIFMGDTGSLFLGFSLAMLSLLGFKQIAVVSFITPLIIIGVPLSDTFFAIIRRWVHKKPIFAPDKGHLHHCLRELGLSHRQTVLLIYGIAAFFGVLAIIQSSAAINEANWVTFLVICVMMFVLQIGAELIGLVGKTKRPLLGLIARLRIKPDPTRGSKP